A DNA window from Niabella yanshanensis contains the following coding sequences:
- a CDS encoding RagB/SusD family nutrient uptake outer membrane protein encodes MKRLLIIIILAGLLVSCQKSKFLDDKTNLLDDKAIFTDSIRTLGFLNRIYVDIGYTFAIYRFSAAGGAGNTELASDNAEGNNNTSVWGNAYAQGSIGPSNVLTGFAADKDFWNTPYMNIRRVNLLLLRLPDAPFHELTKQRMAAEARFLRAWYYYQMVAVFGGVPVIKDNVYDINDVINIPRNSFEECINYIVSELDQCAQALANVVYADIDYGRITAGACQALKSRVLLYAASPLFNGGNSSNAGDKASLVGYPVFDKNRWQLAANAAEAVINSGKYQLNVDNDTRPGNGFYSVFLKRVNSEYILAFNRGPQREMESYYLPGSRSGSLVMKPTHNLVEAFPMKDGKPASESPLYDPANPYRNRDPRFDYSIIYNGLSYTSNTGPKTPIWTYQSAGSAIPNATSDGYVAGGYFTGYFSRKMLDENLASNTAGTTERGWSLIRYAEILLNYAEALNETGATDKAYAPLKQLRERAGIIPGSDGLYGMKAGMTVEEMRAFVQNERRIELAFEDHRFNDIRRWMIAEQVLTGFNKVMIITRTGETTYTYRAASAPRPLNFRKAMYLLPIPLTEIQKMPLMVQNPGY; translated from the coding sequence ATGAAGAGATTATTAATAATCATTATATTAGCTGGTCTTTTGGTATCATGTCAGAAATCAAAATTTCTGGACGATAAAACCAATTTGCTGGATGACAAGGCTATATTCACGGATAGCATCCGAACGCTTGGCTTTTTAAACAGGATCTACGTGGATATCGGCTATACATTTGCGATCTACCGTTTTTCTGCAGCGGGTGGCGCGGGTAATACGGAACTGGCTTCCGACAATGCGGAAGGGAATAATAACACTTCCGTATGGGGTAATGCTTATGCACAGGGGTCAATTGGGCCCAGCAATGTTTTAACCGGCTTTGCAGCAGATAAGGATTTCTGGAACACGCCTTATATGAACATCCGCAGGGTAAACCTGTTGCTGTTGCGTTTGCCGGATGCCCCTTTTCATGAATTGACAAAACAAAGAATGGCAGCGGAGGCCAGGTTTCTACGAGCCTGGTATTATTACCAGATGGTAGCTGTATTTGGAGGCGTGCCTGTTATTAAGGATAATGTGTATGATATCAATGATGTTATCAATATACCCCGCAACAGTTTTGAAGAATGTATCAATTATATAGTAAGTGAGTTGGATCAATGCGCACAGGCATTGGCAAATGTAGTATATGCGGATATCGATTACGGTCGTATTACTGCAGGCGCCTGCCAGGCGCTTAAATCCAGGGTGTTGCTATATGCTGCAAGTCCTTTGTTTAACGGAGGTAACAGTTCCAATGCCGGTGATAAAGCCAGCCTGGTGGGATATCCCGTTTTTGATAAAAACAGGTGGCAGCTGGCAGCTAATGCAGCGGAAGCTGTGATCAATTCGGGTAAATACCAGTTGAATGTTGATAATGATACGAGGCCCGGTAATGGGTTCTATAGCGTATTCCTGAAAAGAGTGAACAGCGAGTACATACTGGCTTTCAATCGCGGACCCCAACGAGAAATGGAATCTTATTACTTGCCCGGCTCCCGTTCAGGCAGTCTGGTAATGAAGCCAACGCATAACCTGGTAGAGGCTTTTCCTATGAAGGATGGCAAGCCTGCTTCCGAAAGTCCGTTGTACGATCCGGCCAATCCATATCGGAACCGGGATCCCCGTTTCGATTATTCTATTATTTATAATGGGTTGTCTTATACCAGCAACACAGGACCTAAAACGCCCATCTGGACCTACCAGTCAGCCGGATCTGCCATTCCAAATGCTACTTCCGACGGCTATGTGGCGGGCGGGTATTTTACCGGGTATTTTTCCAGGAAAATGCTGGATGAAAACCTGGCCAGCAATACAGCAGGAACGACAGAAAGGGGGTGGTCATTAATAAGATATGCAGAAATCCTGTTAAACTATGCGGAGGCACTTAATGAAACCGGCGCTACTGATAAGGCTTATGCCCCTTTAAAACAGCTAAGGGAGCGGGCGGGCATCATACCCGGTTCGGATGGTTTATATGGAATGAAAGCTGGTATGACGGTGGAGGAAATGCGTGCCTTTGTTCAGAACGAGAGGAGAATTGAGCTGGCGTTTGAAGACCATCGCTTCAACGATATACGCAGGTGGATGATAGCCGAGCAGGTATTGACCGGTTTTAACAAAGTGATGATCATTACCCGAACCGGAGAAACCACTTACACCTACAGGGCTGCTTCAGCGCCGAGGCCGCTTAACTTTAGAAAAGCGATGTACCTTCTTCCGATTCCATTAACAGAAATTCAAAAAATGCCGCTGATGGTACAGAACCCCGGTTATTGA